A single Candoia aspera isolate rCanAsp1 chromosome 9, rCanAsp1.hap2, whole genome shotgun sequence DNA region contains:
- the LOC134502888 gene encoding matrix metalloproteinase-17-like — translation MEAGKVCFPKKYHRQPQQQHLKGKQRTKPPPISLYRLFFFLLLPASSSCPSPAPTPTDESGEVIEWLTHYGYLPPADPITGQLQTWEAVTSALRVMQRFAGIAETGIPDDATLSLIRMPRCALPDIIPNFPPKLSLKESARKKRWQRRKSRGRRSAGSVWTKRNISWKVKSYPQGAHLSRETMRVLIYYALKVWSEATPLNFHEIGSHTADISVEFLQLDHHDGYPFDGPGGMVAHAFFPGDPQRAGTVHFDGDEEWTFRSPDDFGTDLFAVAIHEFGHSLGLAHSSSKHSIMRPYYRGPVGDPLQYQLHMDDHVEIQKLYGSRVLHSTEKHDVTTPIPDLLSLPQNFPVVRPGERLPDRCASSIDAVAHIRGETFFFKDEYFWRLSQGRHLTSLRPALITRFWRGFPSTLRKVDAVYERPADHRILFFSGPLYWVFKDNSVEEGSPRPVTDFGLPQGGISGAFSWPLDQKTYFFKGDLHWRYDETTGYIEEAFPLHKAAWEQFSSSVDSVLSESDGTLYVFKGQEYWKFDQNTLKLQAGYPRSIATDWLDCTVEPPRMMPTSPSLGAELPPDFRGPQLELEGCVCFCAAFCAISPTLLNSLPLALLTLQGLA, via the exons ATGGAGGCTGGAAAAGTGTGTTTTCCTAAGAAATATCACAGGCAGCCTCAGCAACAGCACCTGAAGGGAAAGCAGAGGACGAAGCCACCCCCCATCTCTCTGTACcggcttttcttctttctgctgctTCCAGCTTCCTCATCCTGCCCCAGTCCTGCCCCCACTCCCACAGATGAGAGCGGAGAAGTCATT GAGTGGCTGACACATTATGGATACCTACCACCAGCTGATCCTATTACAGGCCAGCTACAAACGTGGGAGGCTGTGACAAGCGCCCTTCGTGTAATGCAACGTTTTGCAGGCATTGCAGAAACCGGAATTCCAG ATGATGCCACGTTGAGTCTGATCCGGATGCCCCGCTGTGCCTTGCCTGATATTATCCCCAACTTCCCCCCCAagctttctttgaaggaaagcGCAAGGAAGAAAAGATGGCAGAGGAGAAAGAGTCGGGGCAGGCGCAGTGCTGGGTCAGTTTGGACTAAAAGAAACATCTCCTGGAA GGTGAAGAGCTATCCACAGGGAGCCCATCTCAGCCGAGAAACTATGCGAGTATTGATCTATTATGCCCTAAAGGTTTGGAGTGAAGCTACACCATTAAACTTTCATGAGATTGGCAGCCACACTGCTGACATCTCTGTGGAGTTCCTCCAGCTGGATCACCATGATGGTTATCCTTTTGATGGACCTGGTGGGATGGTGGCCCATGCTTTTTTTCCTGGAGACCCCCAGAGGGCTGGCACTGTTCATTTTGATGGGGATGAAGAATGGACTTTCCGTTCACCAG ATGACTTTGGCACCGACCTTTTTGCCGTGGCCATTCATGAGTTTGGCCACAGCCTTGGCTTAGCACATTCATCTTCCAAGCACTCTATCATGCGCCCATATTACCGGGGACCAGTGGGAGACCCATTGCAATACCAGTTGCATATGGATGATCATGTTGAAATCCAGAAGCTTTACG GGAGTAGAGTTCTCCATTCCACAGAGAAGCATGATGTAACCACGCCGATACCAGACCTTCTCTCCTTGCCACAGAATTTCCCTGTGGTCAG ACCAGGAGAACGACTGCCTGACCGATGTGCCTCCAGCATCGATGCTGTTGCTCACATCCGAGGAGAAACATTCTTTTTCAAAG ATGAGTACTTCTGGCGCCTGTCCCAAGGCCGACACCTCACTTCTCTACGGCCAGCTCTGATCACTCGCTTCTGGCGAGGATTCCCTTCCACTCTCCGCAAAGTGGACGCTGTTTATGAGAGGCCTGCAGATCATCGCATCCTCTTCTTCAGTG GACCTCTCTACTGGGTATTTAAGGACAACAGTGTGGAAGAGGGCTCCCCTCGCCCAGTCACAGACTTTGGTCTGCCCCAAGGGGGCATCAGTGGTGCTTTCTCCTGGCCTTTAGACCAGAAAACCTATTTCTTCAAGGGTGATCTCCACTGGCGCTATGATGAAACCACAGGGTACATAGAGGAAGCCTTTCCACTGCACAAAGCAGCCTGGGAGCAGTTCTCCTCTTCTGTGGACTCTGTCTTGAGTGAAAGTGATG GAACACTGTATGTTTTTAAAGGCCAAGAGTACTGGAAGTTTGACCAGAACACCCTCAAGCTCCAGGCAGGATACCCTCGTTCCATTGCCACTGACTGGCTGGATTGCACCGTTGAACCTCCCAGGATGATGCCTACCAGCCCTTCATTGGGAGCTGAACTTCCACCGGACTTCCGAGGGCCACAGCTGGAACTTGAGggctgtgtgtgtttttgtgctGCTTTTTGTGCCATTTCTCCCACTTTGCTCAACTCTCTGCCCTTGGCTCTCCTGACACTGCAAGGACTTGCCTAG